The Acutalibacter muris genomic sequence CAAAGAATCTTTTTCAACAAGTTCAAGGAAACAGTTTGTTGCCGTACTGGATAACTTTTCGACTTTTTCACGCTGTAAACGCACCTTGAACTCACGAAGAACTTCGATGGACATTGCAGCATACTTTACGATACGCGCATTGTCATCATTTGTGTGTTCCTTTTCAGCAATAGCTTTGATTAGCTGAATACGCTTTGATACAAGTGCTTCTCTCTGCCGCTTTAAGCTCTCGATAGCCTCCTGTTGACGCTGATACTCAGCGTCTGCAAGGGCTTTTTCCGCTTCAACAGTTTTCAGGGCATCAAAGAGCTGCATGGCCAAAGTCTTTTCATCCGCAGCACCTAAGTGTGCATCAAGGCTCATCAGCTCGCTTTCCTGAGCATCCACGCGATTTACAAGCGTATCAATCCGTTGCGTAATATTCTGAAATACTTCTGCAATCAACCGCTGATAGAGCATCATACTGGTTGCAGACATATTCTTTACAGGTTCTTTCGTTGCGCCTTTAGGGATGTGTCCAACCAAAACTTCATTAACAATGTTTTGAACGGTTCTGAGATCCGACTTGCTGAGGCCACATGCAGCAAGCCGCTCAAGAATTTGCTGATGCAAATTTACAATAATCCTGTCCGAATAGAGCTTTACTTCTGATTGCTGAGAAGAAAGTTCATTTTCGTAAGACTGAGTAACCAAGTTGCGGCACATAAATAGCGGAGTAGAAGCATCCACGGTCAACTGCATGATTTCCTCTTGAACTCTTTCAACTTCTGAGGATATTTTCTGCATCTCCGCTTTAATTGCATCACGGTTACGACTGAGATCTCCGCCTGAAGACCAGAACTCTTTTTCTTTCGCTTCAAGTGCAGCAGCCAAAGTCTCGCATCTGCGTTCCAATGTATTTGCCTGTCTTGTGGATTCAGCAAGGCGAGTATCAATATCAGCAATTTGCTTCTCTACCTCTTGATACCCTACATTCTCTTCGCTACTTTCAAAAGCGGCAAGAGCATTTTTTTTGCGTCGAATTACCTCATCGGTGTGCTCAATGGCCTTCTCGATGGAAGAAACACCAATCGCAGATTTGATGGAACTTTTAATCTGCTCAAAAGATGTATCATCGGCCAGCTGCGTGATTTTCTCGTTGTTGAAAAAGAAGAAACGGGCAATACCAAAGGGCAGAATTTCTTCAATATAGTAGCTCCAACTTTCACCTAAATACTTATCGACAACGCCATCTTTCTCAACGATAATCTGTTGCTCTACTTTTTTGCCTTTGGCTGTCCATGAGCGTTTTACACGCAAAGATGTTCCATCATCCAGGCATAAGGAAACCGCAACATAGGTCTCATCATCAGTAGCATGCTTGTTGATGTGTTCAAGTAAGATCTTGTCGTATGACCGAGCTTTTTCCCGAATATATTTTAGAGCCTGTTTGCCATAGAGAGCAATCAAAATACTGTCATGAAATGTGGTTTTTCCTCTACCATTCAGACCACCAACCAGTGTAATGTTGCGATTGCCAATTTGATCTGTAAGACACATTTCGTGAGTGCCCTTGTATATACCGAAATTATGAAGTTCAACTTTAGTAAAATACATTCCCACTCACCTCAATCCACGAAATCTTCCGGGCTTGCCTCATCCGTAATACCAGAGATTCTATGAGCGCGGGCAGATGCAATAGCCTCTGCATCAGCTTCGTCACGATAAAATGCCTTTTTGATTTCCTTTTCAAAATTTAGAATAACATTACGCTTATTTGATATGGCCGCAGCCTTGGCCTCCGTATCCAGAAGTGCCCTCTGCATTTCTGCGAGTAGCTGTTCGTCTGGATACATTTCAGCACAGACTTCTTTAAGAAGTTCAGCTTCCGGTGCACCAAAATATTTGTTTTTGCTAATGATGCCGTCAGAGTATTTCTTACCAGTAACTTCTTCGTAAATCCTTGGCAGAGAATCGTCAAACTCGTGGAACTCATCAAGCCAAAGCTGCCGGATAAATTTGAGTTCTTCCATAGTAATCAGCGGGACATCTTTGATTTCATTCGGTCCAATCTCATGAACCAGAAGTTCAACTTCAAGCAATCTGCGGAGAAAATACTCACGGGTTTCCTTTGTATAAGGACCATGAACAAGGCGATTATTATGCCATTGCAGACGGCCATCTCTCTTGCGGAAGTCACGGCGGTCACGGTCTGTCTGCCAATCACCGTGTCCTGCAATATCGTTGCGGAACTCAAGCATGGGAAGCATCCATGCCTTTTCCTCATCGTTTTGAATCATGGCAGCCATCGACTTATCTTCAGTAACCATTGTGCAAACCCAGCAACCAAAGCGGCTGTTGCCGCAGCTGGGCGTGGAGGAATCAATCACAAGGGGACACTCACCGTCAGCAGAGGCACCGCTATACATAGCCAGCAGATCCTTGTTGGAGTGCCCCCAAGGATTTGGAACCTGCACAAGATACTGCCAAACATTGTCGTTCAACCAATTCTCGATAGGTGTGAATACATAGGAGTTAGGAAAAGAACCATTTGGGCTGAGATGTGCTCTGTAACGCTTCTTCTCATACCCTTCCAAAACAGCTTTGCGGACAGCACTTTCTGCTTTGCGAGAGCCAAGGACCATGATTGCTTCGCTTTCTGCATCAAGTATACTCTTGATAAAGCGATTGGAGGCATCAATCTTCATTCTGTCGGTACACCAGCGAAAGTCACGGCGAGGATAGGGATATCCGCGTCCAATCAGATTGACCCAAAATGTGTTTGTCGTTGCAGGAGTCAGTCTATGAGGAACAATGGGAAGCCCCTGTTCTTTTGCAGATTGCTCCATCTTTTTAAGAGATTCGGTTGCCCAAATTGCCACCACAGGAGACTCAACCAAAGTATCTGTACTGATAACATGTACGGTTTTTTTGAGCTTCTCTCTTGACAACTCTTGGAGTGCATACCAAACAAGCTGAACAACGGCGGTAGAATCTTTACCTCCACTGTAACCACAAATCCAAGGAATCATATCTTCAAGATACAATTCCTTGATTATCTCTATCACTGATCTTATATCTTCTTTTGTCAGATTAGCCATTTTCCATACCTACCGTTTCAAGTAATACATTTTTCATGTAGCAGGACATAGTGCGTTGTGTTGATCTGTTGGCCGCTACTCTACCATTAACAAACACAAGGTTTTCCCATACCGGATTTGTTTTTCTCCAATCTATGGAGTCAAGGTTTTTCAAATGGTTTTCCCATTTGTCCGGGGGCATTTGAACGAGTGCATTTCCTGCAAAACCTAACGCAACCAGCGTAAGACTAAGGGAGCAAATATAATCTCTTCGAACATCGGAGGACTTCAATTCTCCAGCCTTTACCTTCTGCCACTCGGGAATATGTGTTCCAACTGCATTCCAATACTTTTCTGCAAGACTTATTTTCTTTTGTAGAGGTAGATCAATCCCGCTGAGCAATTCATTGGTTGCAGTACAGATAGCGCTTAAAGTGAATAGAGCCTTGGAGCGATTCGAAATTGCAGTCCGTTCTTTTTCAACAAGGCCTTTGAATACATCAACATCTTCAATTATTTTCTTTGCGACTATTGACGATTCCTCGCGTGAATTGAAAAGAATATCGATTGATCTCGTGGGCTTAATTGCATATCTGTTCAAGTCTGAAAACATTTGCTGAGAACGAACCAACCCTTCGTCACGATAGAACACAACAGAGATATGTTCATTTTTCAATGACGGATCAATTTTCAACGCCTCGGCTATGGCCGCACGCCGGTGTTGTCCATCATTTATCAAAAATCTTGATGTCATAGAAATGCTGATTGTACCCACTTGAGGCGTAATATCAGAAACAGATTGAAAATCCATACTTCCATCCACTGAAACAGTTAGCGCAGAGAACACATAGCTGTCTGGATTGGACAGTATATAATCTCGGATTTCTGGAATACGAGATTTGTTCAATATACGCTGCGATCTAACTTCAGGAGGAAGTTCCTCATCAGCAAATTGAAAGATTTTTGCTATCACTTCCAAGGGTACCATTGAGACGTAATATTCTCTTTGCGCTTGAATTCCTTTTACAGCTGGAAAGACAAAAGCGGCACTACGCATACCGATGGTTCCTTTCTATTTTGGTGTCTGCTTATAGCACGATATTTTTATTATACACCAAAATGGAAGTCTTGTAAACGATGTTTGGATATCTTATGTTTGTTTTATTAGAACAAACAATCACAAACAAAAAATCGTCACCTCTGGAGAAACAAAAAAGCGTTCAAAGAACGCGTAGCCGCAGAATAGAATTCTGCGTTCAATGGGGTTTGGGGGCATAGCCCTCAACAAGCAGCATGTGGCATTGGATAGCCACATGCATTGCCTGCCTCTTTTCCCGCAGGAATATCGTTTGTACCACTTTTCTATAAGTAGCAACATAATTTGACAGTAATCGTTCTTATTGTTGTGATACTATGAAATTAGAAGAAATTATAGTGTTTTAAGGAATATAAGGCTAATTGTCGGGGAAATGGGGGAATTTATGATTAGGATACATAAAGAACTCATTGAGTTATTAAAAAAAGCCAACTAGATTCTGTTCTCACTATAGACAACTCAAGGAAAAAGTGATAAAATAGGAATATGGAAATCACAAAAGAGCAATACAGGAAAATAGAGAAATATCTGCCGAAACAGAGAGGAAACGTGAAAATTGAGAATCTCCAACTGATAAATGCGATCCTGTATGTGGCCGAAAATGGGTGCAAATGGAGGGCGCTGCCGGAACGGTATGGGAAATGGCATACAGTATATGAGCGGATGAACAGGTGGAGTAAAAACGGTGTGCTTCAGCGGGTGTTTGAAGGACTGCAGGCAGAAGGCATCATCAGGATCAAGATGGAAAACGTGTGCCTGGACAGCACTGCAGTGAAAGTGCACCCGGATGGGACGGGTGCTTTAAAGCAAGTGGCCGGCAATCTATCGGACGCTCCAGAGGGGGACTCACCACAAAAATTCATATGGTCACCGCGTCTGACCGGGCTGTAGTCGGCTTTTCCTTGTCTGGCGGCCAGGCCCACGATGCGCCGGAAGGAATAGCGTTGCTCTCGGAGATCAGTCGGGCAGAGGAGCAAAAATACTTACTGATGGATCGGGCCTATGAGGGCGAAAACGTGCGTGTGGCGGCGGTGGAGATGGGCTTTGTGCCTGTGGTTCCGCCGAAGAGAAACCGCAAGGACCCATGGGGCTACGATAAGGAGCGCTACAAGCGCCGCAATGAAATTGAGCGATATTTCCTGCGGCTAAAGCGTTTTCGCAGAATATTTACCCGATACGATAAGTTGGACATCCTTTTCTGCGGCTTTATTTATGTCGTCATGATTTGTGATGCTGTTTTGTGAGAACAGACTCTAGTTAAAGGTCATCTGCCGTTACTACAAATATCAGAAGTACGTGAAAAAATATACCCATTTGATTTCCGAGGTCACAGGTTTTTTGCACATGACCGCAAAATGCTGTTGACCTGGTGATAATATAACGTGGAGGACAAAATTACCGCCACGTTGCATGAAAGTGAGAACGCAAAAATGCCGTTCTGATTTTCGAGCAGCATTTTGTCGTTTGAAACGTGGAGCGCAAAATGCACTTCACGTTAT encodes the following:
- the dndD gene encoding DNA sulfur modification protein DndD is translated as MYFTKVELHNFGIYKGTHEMCLTDQIGNRNITLVGGLNGRGKTTFHDSILIALYGKQALKYIREKARSYDKILLEHINKHATDDETYVAVSLCLDDGTSLRVKRSWTAKGKKVEQQIIVEKDGVVDKYLGESWSYYIEEILPFGIARFFFFNNEKITQLADDTSFEQIKSSIKSAIGVSSIEKAIEHTDEVIRRKKNALAAFESSEENVGYQEVEKQIADIDTRLAESTRQANTLERRCETLAAALEAKEKEFWSSGGDLSRNRDAIKAEMQKISSEVERVQEEIMQLTVDASTPLFMCRNLVTQSYENELSSQQSEVKLYSDRIIVNLHQQILERLAACGLSKSDLRTVQNIVNEVLVGHIPKGATKEPVKNMSATSMMLYQRLIAEVFQNITQRIDTLVNRVDAQESELMSLDAHLGAADEKTLAMQLFDALKTVEAEKALADAEYQRQQEAIESLKRQREALVSKRIQLIKAIAEKEHTNDDNARIVKYAAMSIEVLREFKVRLQREKVEKLSSTATNCFLELVEKDSLVSEIKIDSKTLDVTILDLDGNELLKSQLSAGEQQMFAVAIVWALALTSGYKAPVIIDTPMARLDSSHRANFVTKYLPAASSQVMVLSTDEEVYGRYLDLVRDNVVDYYTLLYREEEQCTAIVHGYFEEV
- the dndC gene encoding DNA phosphorothioation system sulfurtransferase DndC, giving the protein MANLTKEDIRSVIEIIKELYLEDMIPWICGYSGGKDSTAVVQLVWYALQELSREKLKKTVHVISTDTLVESPVVAIWATESLKKMEQSAKEQGLPIVPHRLTPATTNTFWVNLIGRGYPYPRRDFRWCTDRMKIDASNRFIKSILDAESEAIMVLGSRKAESAVRKAVLEGYEKKRYRAHLSPNGSFPNSYVFTPIENWLNDNVWQYLVQVPNPWGHSNKDLLAMYSGASADGECPLVIDSSTPSCGNSRFGCWVCTMVTEDKSMAAMIQNDEEKAWMLPMLEFRNDIAGHGDWQTDRDRRDFRKRDGRLQWHNNRLVHGPYTKETREYFLRRLLEVELLVHEIGPNEIKDVPLITMEELKFIRQLWLDEFHEFDDSLPRIYEEVTGKKYSDGIISKNKYFGAPEAELLKEVCAEMYPDEQLLAEMQRALLDTEAKAAAISNKRNVILNFEKEIKKAFYRDEADAEAIASARAHRISGITDEASPEDFVD
- the dndB gene encoding DNA sulfur modification protein DndB, yielding MRSAAFVFPAVKGIQAQREYYVSMVPLEVIAKIFQFADEELPPEVRSQRILNKSRIPEIRDYILSNPDSYVFSALTVSVDGSMDFQSVSDITPQVGTISISMTSRFLINDGQHRRAAIAEALKIDPSLKNEHISVVFYRDEGLVRSQQMFSDLNRYAIKPTRSIDILFNSREESSIVAKKIIEDVDVFKGLVEKERTAISNRSKALFTLSAICTATNELLSGIDLPLQKKISLAEKYWNAVGTHIPEWQKVKAGELKSSDVRRDYICSLSLTLVALGFAGNALVQMPPDKWENHLKNLDSIDWRKTNPVWENLVFVNGRVAANRSTQRTMSCYMKNVLLETVGMENG